From Dermacentor albipictus isolate Rhodes 1998 colony chromosome 8, USDA_Dalb.pri_finalv2, whole genome shotgun sequence:
tatcaaaattttttttaacctacgccagaacatccatgtcaagacactaaagccagccaaagtaactacgttcttattaattttttctgctttgacttttattcgcgaggacacatcgagcctcttcaattttttttttttgtctggcagccctacccgcgggctgccagagccagccagagcgcatacgtttttctcgtatggccccgaccaccgtgcggtgcacttcggtgcgcgttcggtttgctctggccgagtggattttcaccggacagagttttggacgctttctggctagcagacgagaaaaaagaacattggtcgctcgccgccatcactgtggggactcgaaggattgcaccacattccttgagcggaacctttccggaaaatcttgtttcgccgctctaggatactgagcagtatgcgtatgattctcagtggaccaagcgtctcatgttttcttcagtattccttccgtagccccattaggtgcccgaagtaggcattcgattctggccaacatactttcccatgcgttttttttttcatttcggtgcctccgcctcacagaaaaaaacatacatggttgcggcgcagcgaattgtcgcatggtgaaagttcgattttgatacttcttttgcggaaagtaatgggcgacgggacgcttcagttgccggatacgtttattatattattgcgaaagcaattatatggacactccaggcgcattcctgccatcgccctcatgtttcgtataaagtccaagggcgataacatcgtgaccacgcgctgcatgctgtatgtgcgagtgaaagcgtacgaggggaggttgaataggtgagccgacgatggtggctcagtcttgtgcgtgcaaaggagaaaagcggggagcaagcgcgccgccttccgtcgcgcgcaatacatcgggtggagtggatggaatgggggcggaatctagaattatgtgaatctatgattgtgcaacgtgtttatttgccttgtttgacgcattatatacagttacttcttcttacatacatagactcattggagacttatacgtatacttaaatatcttgttgcgaggttttgtgtatacatgcagtgaactttgtttccagtgacacttttttgtcctttatcaagcagtattttcgcatttgcatatcccattgtatctttgcatttctaatgtacgagggcgagtcaaatggaagtgagcctaccctaaccgcgcaataatggttcggttcgttatctgcgaggcatgcgcgtaggagaacggcatgtctcatttacaaaagtgacacgcaggtgtgaagatcaatgttctttaatgctctcatacactgggttgaatatggttgcgtcacataatggacacttcaaaagttgaacagctcggtgtcgcgaagtttttgacagctgaaggtgtttccaaaacagaaattaatcaccatatgactgccgtgtacgttgaacactgcatttcattgaccactgtgaagcgttggagcaaacggttcaaaggacgttgcaaagacattccaagaccggaccaaaaccatcgtgcaatcaccgccccccccacacacacacacacacaattttaaaggttcatgagctgctgaaacaataACGAAGGaaaagcatcgatgaactggtagaccgtctgaacatcggtcacagttcggttcacgccataattcatgagcttctcggttatcggctttttggtgcgcaatggatccccaagattttgatccatcgcgagaagacggagaagtttcgcgctgccttgactcatctgatcgggtatcacaatgagcatgacgacttcttgtttgcaactgtgatcggggacgaaccttggtgccactactacgagcctgaaacacgacggcaaagcttacagtggaaacattcgaatttaccacgctcAAAGAACGTAAAGACCATCATTTCCGGTGGAAAGGTgttattgactttttttttcgatcgacagggtccattactgatagaatttgttaaatcttgagaggctatcaatagTTTCCGATAtagtgaaacgccagaacggcagcgtgtcgcaatcaagaacgaacaacgtggaaaattgacgaatggggtcatcttgttccacggcaatgcatgtccccacgtcgcttatgtggttaatctAAAACtagcaaagttcaagtgggaaacgctgcaacatccgccatacagctcagacccgTCACCTTACGActtttacattttggggcaaccgaaaaaacagcacaagggaaccagatacagactttttaaagcagcaacccaaggagttttatgagacgggaatcacgcaactcgttagtcaataggacaaatgtctaaattctcgtgaagactacttttgaataaagtaccccgttgttggctcattcatttgacttgccctcatatatcttgcagaactcctgctttttatacgtgctctctgtcgcgactataacttcggtgcaattacccacgatacacgacaagggacagctactcctgcgtaatacattggaacaaacgacagcgtcattgagatttttcattgGCCAtcgcatatgtacaagaatgtaagcacggttcttgaatgacaaagtttcattaacatatttgtcctcaacttgttcagttcattgccttttaatttttcatatcagcgggatgcattgctttcctggtttcgaactgatatagttctaaagttcgtgtgatattttctttacttaataaatagacaaaaaacatggaagcattgacgtcagttatgttgggcacaatttttggcacatacgagtataatattttgtgaaaaaatacatattttacttgtatttacagtgcgtagctttcaagaattcgtttgcagcatctttggcaatgacaatgcagttattatccatgtatttgatccctcgataaattgtttaagaggaagctttagctcgggcccaatccgacgtggcctattcaaatacttgtaaaacgcagaaacgcttttctgagataatcctgctaatcgcttttatttaaattggttgcatttgagagagaaagttaaatcctagtgtctgttggaaacagaacttcgatttagggcttgaattttgtttaaaatattttggaaaattcgaaagtttgaaaaaatagaagcacgacgtttacaaactaatagctatgcatgaagaacagatatcgtggttctgtaaacggcatttattaaaacagtcaaagcggacaagtttgctgtgtcaatttgtatcttacgtgaattggttacgttgtgtacaagggttctgcaaaagccgtatttccacaatactaaatttttttgagatttatatgtaacatatctattttgtccgctgtagatgtaggattagatgcaattcacagaattgtgatatcatttttcattgttgagtcacggagttttaaacttgatagtttcgttttctgaaaattttcagttttggccaatttttaataaataattgaccacctaaatgaaaaattcgaagccagtagtcactagaattaaactttttcttttaaatgcaataaacctcctcaaatttggtgaagtggttgcagggaaaaacgaattccccttctacatgtacttaaataggagcacccgagctaaagcttcctcttaaggaggaggctgagctgcaatgtgcagctatatatatatatatatatatatatatatatatatatatatatatatatatatatatatgttgggccaggggcgtagccccccccgaaaaaaatttctggctacgccactgacttgACAGGCCATGATTTACAGGGCTTTTCTTATTTTGGAGTATACCTTGCCTCATCCGTCAAGTGGAAAGGTCATCGCAATAGTTCGGcctttgtacagaaaaaaaaaagatttttctgtatattttttttggggggggagccATGTGCAAACACGCTGGTTGTTGAAAAAGAAAACCTCTACAAACGGCtttataatttttgtttttgttttcttttcgacTCGGCCTGACTCGGACATCGAGGGCAAGCATCTGTCAGTATTGTCAGTGAGACAAAAGCAGGGCCACTCGCAACGGAAAGATGTGGATAAATATTTTTGGGCATTGTGACTTGTGTGTAGGCTTCCTTTCTGTGGAACAAGAGTAAATCACTGCATATTTCGTCAACATTTCGGACCACGTGCGCACAATCACGCGCttgcaaatttttttcttcttgaacgCTTGAGTCAGCCGGCCTCTTTCCATGATAAAAATGCATTCGCCCGAATGTTTGTATATGAGAAGCACCCGTGTTTTCCTCCAGATCTTCAGGGATACAGTTATGGCTCACCTCTTCGTACTTTATGTGCTTGCTGCTTTATTAGCATGTGCAACATCCAGCCAGCAAAAGCTGGTGACGAGTGGACTATTTGACGATGAGAACCTTTACGGAGGTGCGTACGATTTGAAGGTCATTTAGGGAAAGAATGCTTATTAGGCGATTGAATCATTTTCACAATTACGCTGAGAACTCTCACGAAATCATGTGTGTGGCCAAACGCGCCCCTTCTTGTCTATCTGCATTGAGCGCAATGTATTTTCTTCTTCATAGTAAATGTGTATAGGATATGTTGTCATCATGAGATCTGCAGCCTCGCGTCTTGGTCAGAACAGTTGTCCATGTTTATCGAATTCAGCATTCGTTAATTTTGAAAACAAAGCCTTAGCGATAATCGAAAATGTCTGCTCTGATACGAAGCCAGATGCGTGATGCAGTATATGTGAATGCCTTAGCAATGTTATGATCCCTGTTTTTGGTCCCCTCGGTtaaccgggcccctcggttaaccccctttcttctcgctgtTTCTGGTTGAGTGATACTAACTTTAGCTAGACCACCCTGTACTTTCAGGGAAGAGGAAAACCTATGTCCTGTGTGCGTCACATGCGAAGAGAGAATGTCGCGATCCAGAATGGGGCATTAACGTAGCGGTCCCATGATGATGCACCTTGTTAAGAGCTTCAGTATAAAGAAAGTGATTTACTTGGTTGTAATAATGAGCAAGACCGTCATCAATGGTCGTTATACCTCTATTTCATTTCTTCCCACAGGGAACTTAAGGAAGACCTAAAGCCACACATCTATAACTTAATTAAATTTGATAATGCAGGCGCGATATTTCACGATGGCACAAATGCAACTAATTTCAATACCTCGTAAATAATCTATGACTTGACGCTTATGACATGCAGTAATAACAAAAGGTAAACTGATGTATCAAGCCATCATTTTACTGAAGTCATCTATGTCAAAACACAAGGTCAGTAGCGATGGCGGGCATAAATAGAACAATCTCTTGACGTTCGCGAATATATGCCAACATGTCAGATTAAATAACTGCGCTTCACCTCGCTTCGAGGATTGCTCAAGCATCTAACAAAGCTTAAAGAGCATGTGCTAAAACAAGTCATTCAATGTTAGCACATTTGAAGTATAACTGcgataaaataataataaatactacCAAATTAATATGCTACAAGCGCTGCAAGAGCACACATTTTAGACGTCATCGCGAAGTGCGTAGTATTTTTGCCGTAAGTTTTATCTGGTTGGCGTAGAATTGACGCTCACAATGCTCGGAGCAAAGCGAAAAGCTGATTTTGATAAAGCGATGGGTGCTTTTTTCTTGACTCACGACCTGGCATGCTAGTTCAGGTATTGGATGAGAAATATAATACGCCAAATATAAAAATGCACCCGGAGGGCGCATGCGCCCATGTACTGGCATACAGGCACCAAAGCCGTCCCCATGCGTGCGGCTCGCAGCGTCATTCAGCGGCTAGCCCGACTGCAGGAGCGCCTGCTCGTCGCTGAGGCCACCGCGAACTAGCATTTCGCGCCTAACGTTACTCTTGTTGCGTTTCGTGCGCGTGTCATTCCCGAACCGGTGAATCTCGCCGATGGCATGCGCAGTGTAACGTCAACACCTACGATACGCGCACTACAACACACAATGATCATCGATGCAAACCCGATAATCGGCCCACCCAGGCAGCCGGCGCTTTTTTCACCCCACTGTGATCACCCAGTGATCCCCCCTCCGGTTAGCGCGGGTGATCACTGGGGCGGCCAAACCAGTCACTACTCGTCACAAGGAACCTCGCTTTCATTGTACACCGCGTTGAATCACCCAGGAATCTGCAgcactcccccctccccttcccatCTATGGCGCAAGAAAGCACCAGACATCATGCGGGCCGATTGTCGCGTCTCAATCGTCGAGCACTGTAGAGGCACTATAGCATGTGCAGGCATGGCGCCTCAATGAATACCTTGAGGCAGCCGACGGGAGCCCTAAGAATGGCTGTCGTGAACGCTTGTGAGCGCCCGCCTGTCCACTTGCGCTCAGCAGGGGTGCCATAGCGGTTGATATGTTATATTCCTAAAGCTGTAAGATTGTTGCTACGATTGCGAGTATAACCGCGCGGTTATCTTTACCAGGGTTACACTTTGGCCTGGTCTAGCAAAAGCATTATGAATGACCAAGCACCACCGGTACCCATTTCGTAAGTTATAACGGCTCCTCGTGGTAAGCGTCGCTCCTGTACAATgaaaccttgtttttttttggtCAGTGTGTAGGCATTGTTTAGTTTGTGGTAAAAATGTTTATCACAGCTGGCTACAAGAACGTAAAATAGAGGAAGAAACCAAGACAAGCAAGGTCTCGCGTATGGTGATCTTACATGCTCTATACAGAGCACACTACCGCAAAGAATGAAAAATATCGACGACCTACGTTTACCTCTTTCAATACATCTGAACCGTTTTCATTAgagactgtttttttttcataaagctGAGTGATTCATTGCCCAGTATGTGTCGATCTCTTGCTTCTTAATAAACCTTACTCATTTTATCATGTGCCATCCCGGCCCGTCAAGGTCAACCTTACTCAAGTTTTAACTGATGCATTTAACAGGTGGCGATGGCGGAAATGgaggccgcagcagcagcagattTGGCGGTAGTGACTTCGCCGGTGGCAACCGTGGCGGGAGTTTCGGCCAGCAGGGTGGTATGGGTAGATATGGCGCAAACTCGGAACTGACCAGGGTCCTTACGATCTTTAGAACAAGCGGAAACAGCCTGAGGAGACTCGGAAGCACCGGTGGACAATTTGGAGGCCGAGGTGGCCTTAAAGGTGGCATGGAAGGCGAAAGTGGTGGCTTTGGCGGTGGATATGGAGGAAGAAGCAGTGGCTTCAGAGGAAGCAGCGGTGTCATTGGACGAAGCAGCAGTGGTCTTAGTGGCAGCTCCGGCGCTGGAAGTGATGGTTTTGCGGGCGGGTTTGAAAGAAGCAGCAGTAGTTTTAGAGGAAGCAGACGTCGCTTTGGAGGAGGCGGAGGTGGCTTTGAAGGGCGTGGCGGTGGCTTCGGAGAAAGCAATGGCGATCTCAGTGGTAGCTTCGGTGGTAGAGTTAGTGGTCGAAGAATGGAAGGCTTCAGCGGCCTCAGCGGTGGCATGGAAGGTGAGAGTGGCCGATTTACCAGTGGCTTTGCGGGGGGCCAAGGTGGTCGCAGCGGTAGTTTTGGTAGCGATGGTCTCGGCTCCAGTATGCGTGGAGATGATGGTGGTCAGCAGAAATCGGACACAcaacaacgcttcgtctcatggTAGATGCCCTGCCCGCTTAAGAGGAGTACTCTCAGTGAAGACAACTGCCATAAAATTACACACTTTTCCTCACTTGGAAAGTGAAACAAATCAGTGCGGCTTATTTTCATCTGTGCGCATCATCATTAAAGACAGGCCATCAACTATTCTCGGTGGCGTTTCAACAATATATTAGCACTGATTCACTCGCAAATAAAGAAGAGAGGGTTCAAAGGTACAGAAATAGCTGTGTAGCTGTTTCAGTCACAACATTCCAACACAAAGACAGCAGAAAAGATGACCAACACTAGGTGGGTGGTAGCTGTCATGGTAAACTGTGTGAAAAGAGTGATAGAGCAAAAGCAAGACAGTGGTAGACGTGACAGAGAGAGAATATTCGAAAATTGTAGACACTTTATTCGTCATCACACCGTCTGTCAGGCCTCACCATCTTAGGGCTTATGTTTTAGCTATTGTAAAGCCCTTGCTTTCTGATATGCCCGCATTCTGTGAAATTATTTATATATATTCGCTGTGCTATTTCCGAATAAATGTTTCTAGAAAGGTATTTATTGTGTTTATCGCCTTTTGTGTCTTTATTTTGCTGCAGCAGTGCTTCTTCTGTTCTTCGTGCACCAACGCGCGCAAGCTGCTCTTGTAAAGTGTGTCAGTACTTTCACCGCTGGCAGTTAAAGGGCGCACAAAGAATCGGTTCCGGGAAAATTTCCACCGTACTATGAAGATAATCTGGGTGTCCATTGGTAACCTCATTGAACATAGTTATATGTAGCATAATTGTATAGCAATTGTGGCATCTCTAAGGCTTATTTTGATTTTTGTGTCGTATTGCTGATCGGGTACATAGCACAAATTATTTACCACTATTTGCTGAATAAAGCGAAAATTGTTTCTACCAAAAGAATTAAACAAAACCATTAAAGAAATAGGTAACGCTCCCAGCCAGCGTTCTGTCATACTATCATAAGATGTGCAGAACTCATAGGCGTTCATGTCACTTTACAAGGATGTTTCTTAATGAAACAAAAAAGTGTCGTGTGAAATCACTCCGTCGTTTGAATAAAACTGCCTCTTCTATGTTTTGTTCatgttgtatttttttcttcagtgcaTATTCTGAAGAGGAGAATAAGAAGTAAGGGCACTGCATTGATTACTACAGCCTACAGCCTAATTAGGTTGATAGCAGTAGGCGCCCTACGAAGCAGCTTACTAAGTAAACCTTAGCTTACTAACGAAATTAACTAGCATGCTGCCAGTGCGTACAGGCACGCATGAGTACTTCACACTTGGTGACAGCGTACACTTGCTGTCGAATGCTGgtgtgaggaatcgcggcaggagcagcgagcgaaatgacgCGTCAACGCAAACTGATGGTTGAGAGCCCAGCGAACGAGCCGTCTTCCCGCCTAGACTGTGTCCCCAAAGCAGATCGCATTTAATATAACGCCCGTGCGACAGCGCGCGACCGAAGTACAACGCCCGCCTCCTCACCCTCTCCCGGTGCCATGGGCGCgacggaatacggcgcgcttcctcccttgcgcacacgAGATTGAgtcgccatcgtcggctcagcgTCGCGCACTTTCATTCGTACACACAGCGTGCAGCGCGTGAGGATGGTGTTAATCCCAGTACGTGTGTATCGCGAACAATACCTGTAGCAACCGGAGGAGGAGGTCAATCCGGCGTGCCTCTGCCTACGTTCGTCCCCCTCGACGCTTTGCCTTGTTTCTACTTCTCACCTTCGCTCAACGCTACCTacactttcctctaggtggcgcTACTCTGCCACGCGCGCTAAAGCCTCTCGATAATTTccaagtagcgacactctcctcctcgcggcgctttcctcctcgaccCTCCTCGCGCGAGCTGCGCACGGCACGTTCTTTCTCCTTGGCTCCCTCTGACGGGCCGCAGTATTCGATGGAAGCGCATGATTTTTGGGCCGCTTGCGCGTCCTAGTGGTCTAGAAACTTTTGAAGAATGATGATAGCAGCCTCTAGAATGCTGATGGTAACGTTTACAAGGGGGTTGGTCTCTTCTTAAAGCCGTGTGAATGAAACGTACTGATGCAAAAGGATCTTTGAGGCGAGTTTTATACTGGAGACATTTCTTCTGCCACGTCATAAGATGCGTTACTTCGTGCATTTTATCTCGTATTGCTTGTAGCACATCCCTCTGTGTTTGGCTTCtcttgcctgtgcgcgcatgtGCACAGCAGGTATTACATTCAGCATGCCTTCCTACGATGAATTAGTCGCGAGTGCATCGTCCGTCCATACGTTTGTCTTCTCAATGCGAAAGCAGCTTTTCCACTGTGCTCTATAAACTGAATAGGACGGTTGTGTAATTTCAGTGCGATCAAGCGTGTGCGATCATGTGAACACCCCCTGCACATTGTCTGCATCcgtgagaaaaccaaataataatcttCAACCACCCATGCGTGCGTGGCAGCCCAATTCAAAGCAAATTCAAAAATTTAATATAAGGCAGAAACTCTACTGGAGTTGTTAATTGTACGCAAGTATAACCCCAAATTTCTGGTTGGCCCGTCCTCAAACTTCAATTGGCCCACCCACAAACTTCAGTTGGCCCACGCCAAATTTTAAGTGCACCTACGCCCAAATTTAAGTGGGACCGTGTCCAAATTACAAGTTGGCCCAACCCCAGATTTCAACTTGGCTTATCACTAAACATAAGCAGGCCCACCCCAAAAGTTCAAGTTGGCCTAGCTTTCCCtgcattgccacagaaagttgtccgcgagtatatgTATCTCTGTGGTTATTCTCCTCTCATGTAgtgtctttttgtgtgtgtgttccttacGGAGACAAAGCCCGCACAAGCGAAAGCGCTTCCGAAAAGAGTCCCGCGTGTTCCTCCAAGTTACCTTAAGTTGGGAAAgaaaaaacataaacaccttattagcaacagttaactGCGCCGATTCAgagtctgttccgagcaaccaaaagcactgtcaaacgctggcggactacttggcgccgcaACACTtctgcagcagccacgcgccagTAGCTTTCCCCTCaatgccacagaaagttgtccgcgggtATAGGGCTACCTTAAGAAGTTCTCACATAACTGTTCACAGCGCAAAGCAGAACCTATATGGTTTCATTTTCGACTGCATAACAGTTCACGACGTGCGAGGCGATGAGTCCCAGCAGAATATTCAGCATACTGACGGCACCCCCATTTTTATTCTACGTACCAATTGTCGGAGCAAAAACGCTTACAAGCAGGCCGGAATAATTTCACAAAAATGAAGTATAAGGAGATGCTTTGACACGAGCAATAAGAAAGGCGCGGTTCGAACAACGCTGTTCTTTTTCGGAAGAAATTTCTTTTGGCCAATGCTGCATGGCCGCTGCCTTCTGCGCAAGCCATCACGCTTTACTTGTATATCGTGAAAACTGCATAACCaccttcaggcttcttgctgcagttatatgtgCTACAGCagggcatagcgctagcacaccACTGCGGGAAACACAGCGTGCAGCGTTCGCTGCGCCTAGCCAGCCGAGCGGAGAAAAATGGCGTGGACGAAAAATAAAAACATACGCAAAACGCAAGaaccgcgcgtttccaagggcaacggcaagGGGACCAATCGCCGGGGACCAAACTGGTTCCCGCGGGACGGACGCGCAAGGGGCAacgaggaggcgaggaggtcgccaggcggcggcagagttcaaagagtggagGTAATTTAAATCATCAAGAGACTTTAGCGcgcgcgctccttcgtactttcccCAGCGGGCGATTCTCTTcccctccaggcgccttcctcgctcgcttacttcgcggcttcagacacaCACTTCCGATTTGAAGAGCTGGGTAGTTACGCTTGAGTGTAAAAATAATCTGACCTGCGTGTTCGCTTTGAAAGTGGTGCTCTGCGCTACAACCGAAGTTCTACTACAGCAGTGTAATTCGGATGACTTTCCACGAGCACCGATATCTCTTCCTCGAGACTCCGCATAGGTGTACTTAATCCTTATACTCAAAAAGCAACCAACATTTGAGAATTTCAAATATTGAATTCTTGAAACGACTGATAATCAAATAGCAATGACTATTCGGCTCAGATTAGAAATTTTCGTATATACGCACACGCCCGCTTATTTTTATGAAGATGCTGGGCGAACTGCGAACAAAGCGGCCAAAATAACAAAGGCTGCCCGGTGCCCTCGAAAGCTATTCGTCGTCCACACGAAATGATACACGCACTTTCCTAAAAATATCTACTGCAATCTTTCTGAACACAATAGCAGAGCTGACACACTCATGTTTTTCTGGTCAAGACAATGTTAAAGGCCTTCAGTGTATTTCGGGCTTTCTATCTTTGGATTATTTTCCAAGCCTCGCTTTTCTCGATGCTGGGTATAAGTTCACGTGTCTTTCATGTAACGAGGGACTAGGTCTTAGGAGGCCTGTGTCTCTTCGCATGCCCAAGTTTACGCATCGTATGCCTTCCAAAATGGTTCAGATGAAAGTATGACTTTGGAATTTTATGTGATTTATTAGTTGGCGATACTAATCTCATAAACTTCAGTAATTTCTTTCCTGAAGTCTCTAGTCATCAGGCTCCCATTTATTAAATATATTATCATAAATATGGAGGGGTGTGGCTCCTCAATCAATATTTAGTATTCAGAGTGGACGTCTCGAGAAATTCGTGGTCTTATTTTTTCGGGTGTCACGCTTTGCGCAACTACGTCGGCAATCGCTATATACCAAATGCTGCTTTAGCTCGTATCCATCAGCCATTAATATTATTTAGGATCCCGCATGAAAAAGTACGGTTAGGTTATAAACCAATCAGGTTATTGTTACATCTTGGTTTGAACCTCCTAAACATCCCTTCACAAACGCATttaacaaatgaatgaatgaacgcgtggtttttattggcgcaagggccaagtatggccaaagagtgtcATGCCAGTTTTAGTGCCTTCGCAGTGTAATGATGGATTTTATGAAGTTGaagtgacgtggctgtaaaggggcctaaaaaagAGTCGCTCTAAAGTGAGTAAAATTTGTATAACAAGTTTATGGCGATGACATATGACGTGTATTGTGAACATTAAGATGCGTTTCAAAATATGATACGATGTAtaaaatatatcagattataAGATTGGCTAGAGCACTCCTGCTTCCTTCAGCCCTTGAACACAAGGGCGTGGAGGCATgagctatgcaaaacaattatcgcagcggcattctctggaacgaggatgctctacgaatttattGGACATATAACACGTAAGATAATACCATTTAAGAAAtcgaggactgccttggtgttaaaaagcggttccttaccaagaaacatagccgggtgaagagggatgtaataacggtatgcaagaggaaaatgtttctttctgtcagcttcggcttcccgacactccagtaggacgtggggcacggtcagcctctccccgcatctaccacagtttggaggttcatttccagaAAGTAGAAAATAGTTggtcccaaatgtgtgtcctattcggAGTCGACAGAATAG
This genomic window contains:
- the LOC139048555 gene encoding uncharacterized protein, with translation MIKMHSPECLYMRSTRVFLQIFRDTVMAHLFVLYVLAALLACATSSQQKLVTSGLFDDENLYGGGDGGNGGRSSSRFGGSDFAGGNRGGSFGQQGGMGRYGANSELTRVLTIFRTSGNSLRRLGSTGGQFGGRGGLKGGMEGESGGFGGGYGGRSSGFRGSSGVIGRSSSGLSGSSGAGSDGFAGGFERSSSSFRGSRRRFGGGGGGFEGRGGGFGESNGDLSGSFGGRVSGRRMEGFSGLSGGMEGESGRFTSGFAGGQGGRSGSFGSDGLGSSMRGDDGGQQKSDTQQRFVSW